In the Oreochromis aureus strain Israel breed Guangdong linkage group 14, ZZ_aureus, whole genome shotgun sequence genome, one interval contains:
- the hnrnpul1 gene encoding heterogeneous nuclear ribonucleoprotein U-like protein 1, producing the protein MSVDVKKLKVNELKEELQRRGLDTRGLKADLVERLKAALEAEAKADAGEQEDKGDQQQEEEYGDDYQDNEDETDPQEQQDSEAAEDYGGGDEAEGDAPQDEDEGRDSGGYYEEEEAEGNPYESQTPSDSGHNVPDFTADEDIQKTDMMSEEETKPATKEEVEEEENEEEENEKNRQEVKVEVKMEDESEGAGERQQDNQHEQPHGEDTTGQPEQVKTEAERGGHYGRKRPYEENRGYSYYEHREEKRSRTPQPPAEDEEENIDDTLVTIDTYNCDLHFKVSRDRYSGYPLTIEGFAYLWAGARATHGVTQGRVCYEMKINEEIPVKHLPSSEPDPHVVRIGWSLNHCSTQLGEEPFSFGYGGTGKKSVDCKFSDFGEKFGENDVIGCYIDFDSGDEVEMGFSKNGVYLGVAFRTTKEALAGRALFPHVLVKNCAVEFNFGQKQEPYFPPQEGYTFIHNLDMEDKIRGTKGPASKSECEILMMVGLPACGKTTWAAKHAESNPEKKYNILGTNAIMDKMKVMGLRRQRNYAGRWDVLIQQATQCLNRLIEIAARKRRNYILDQTNVYGSARRRKMRPFEGFQRKAIVICPTDEDLKERTLKQTNEQGKDVPDHAVLEMKANFTLPEPCDFLEAVTYAELQRDEAEKLMKQYNEEGRKAGPPPEKRFDNRSGGFRGRGGGSFQRYDNRDGARGGYQNRSGDGGSGYRGGYNRGSYNQSRWGNSYRDGGSDARSGYNRSQQSGGSYRTASPYNKGGYNQGYSQSYNQGYNQGSYNQNYYSNYSQYPGYSQSYSQTPATGQTYNHHQQQQPQQQPQQQPQQNYNQQYQQYAQQWQQYYQNQNQWNQYYSQYGSYPGQGSQGSSSGSQ; encoded by the exons ATGAGTGTTGAcgtgaagaaactgaaagtcAATGAGTTAAAAGAAGAGCTCCAGCGCCGTGGCCTGGACACCAGAGGCCTGAAGGCAGACCTCGTAGAGAGGCTGAAAGCCGCTCTGGAGGCTGAAGCTAAGGCTGATGCTGGTGAGCAAGAGGATAAAGGGGATCAGCAGCAGGAAGAGGAATACGGTGATGACTACCAAGACAATGAAGATGAAACGGATCCACAAGAGCAGCAGG ATTCAGAAGCAGCTGAGGActatggtggtggtgatgaagcTGAAGGTGATGCCCCTCAAGATGAAGATGAGGGCCGAGATTCAGGTGGTTACTatgaagaagaggaggcagAAGGTAACCCGTATGAAAGTCAGACTCCTTCAGACTCAGGCCACAATGTGCCTGACTTCACAGCAGATGAGGATATTCAGAAAACTGACATGATGTCTGAGGAAGAGACCAAGCCTGCAACAAAGGAagaagtggaggaggaggagaatgaagaggaggagaatgaAAAGAATAGACAAG AAGTTAAAGTAGAGGTCAAAATGGAAGATGAATCTGAGGGTGCAGGTGAAAGGCAACAAGATAATCAGCACGAACAGCCGCATGGGGAAGATACCACGGGCCAGCCAGAGCAAGTCAAAACTGAAGCTGAGAGAGGTGGACACTATGGACGTAAGAGGCCATATGAGGAGAACAGGGGCTACAGCTATTATGAGCACCGTGAGGAGAAGAG ATCCCGAACACCACAGCCTCCTGCTGAAGATGAAGAGGAGAACATAGACGACACTCTTGTTACAATTGATACAT ACAATTGTGATTTGCACTTCAAAGTTTCCCGAGATCGCTACAGTGGTTATCCACTGACCATTGAAGGCTTTGCTTACCTTTGGGCTGGGGCACGAGCAACTCATGGAGTCACCCAGGGACGCGTGTGCTATGAGATGAAG atcaATGAAGAAATTCCTGTGAAGCACCTCCCCAGCAGTGAGCCTGATCCCCATGTGGTCAGAATTGGGTGGTCTCTCAACCACTGCAGCACTCAGCTTG GTGAGGAGCCATTTTCCTTTGGATATGgaggaacaggaaaaaaatccgTTGACTGTAAATTTTCAGACTTTGGTGAGAAGTTTGGCGAAAATGATGTCATCGGTTGTTACATT GACTTTGACAGTGGTGACGAGGTGGAGATGGGCTTCTCTAAGAATGGAGTGTATTTGGGTGTGGCTTTCCGGACAACCAAAGAAGCCTTGGCAGGCCGTGCCCTGTTCCCTCACGTCCTGGTTAAGAATTGTGCAGTTGAGTTCAACTTTGGACAGAAGCAAGAGCCTTACTTCCCCCCACAAGAAGGATACACCTTCATCCACAATCTGGACATGGAGGACAAGATCAGAGGTACTAAAGGACCTGCCAGCAAGTCTGAATGTGAG ATTTTGATGATGGTTGGCCTCCCTGCCTGTGGAAAAACCACTTGGGCTGCAAAGCATGCAGAGAGTAACCCGGAGAAGAAGTACAACATCCTGGGCACAAATGCTATCATGGACAAGATGAAG GTCATGGGTCTGCGCCGCCAGAGGAACTACGCCGGGCGCTGGGATGTTCTGATACAGCAGGCGACTCAGTGTCTGAACCGGCTGATTGAGATCGCCGCCCGCAAGAGACGCAACTACATTCTTGATCAG ACAAATGTTTATGGATCAGCAAGGAGACGAAAAATGCGTCCTTTTGAAGGTTTTCAACGCAAGGCTATTGTAATTTGTCCCACGGACGAGGATTTAAAAGAACGAACATTAAAGCAAACCAATGAGCAGGGGAAGGATGTGCCCGATCATGCTGTGTTAGAAATGAAAG CCAACTTTACTCTCCCTGAGCCTTGCGACTTCCTGGAAGCCGTGACGTACGCTGAGCTGCAGCGTGACGAGGCTGAAAAGTTGATGAAGCAGTACAATGAGGAGGGCCGCAAAGCTGGCCCACCCCCTGAGAAACGCTTCGATAACAGGTCTGGTGGGTTCCGTGGCCGCGGAGGTGGTAGCTTCCAGCGGTATGACAACCGTGATGGAGCTCGTGGTGGCTACCAGAACCGCAGTGGAGATGGAGGCAGTGGATACAGAGGAG GCTACAATCGTGGCAGCTATAACCAGAGCAGGTGGGGCAACAGCTACCGTGACGGAGGCTCTGATGCACGAAGTGGATATAACCGCAGTCAGCAGTCAGGGGGAAGCTACAGAACCGCATCCCCTTACAACAAAGGAGGATACAACCAG GGCTACAGCCAGAGCTACAATCAAGGGTACAACCAGGGAAGCTACAACCAGAATTACTACAGCAACTACAGTCAGTACCCAGGATACAGTCAGAGCTACAGCCAGACACCTGCCACTGGTCAGACGTAcaaccaccaccagcagcagcaaccacagcagcaaccacaacagcagccacAGCAGAACTACAACCAGCAGTATCAGCAG TATGCTCAGCAGTGGCAGCAGTACTACCAGAATCAGAACCAGTGGAATCAATATTACAGCCAGTATGGCAGCTATCCTGGACAAGGCAGCCAAGGCTCATCTTCTGGTTCCCAGTAG